A stretch of the Notamacropus eugenii isolate mMacEug1 chromosome 2, mMacEug1.pri_v2, whole genome shotgun sequence genome encodes the following:
- the LOC140523326 gene encoding olfactory receptor 10Q1-like: MSSPDTIHLNQSGPTEFIFRMFSSSPKVQALLFCFFLFLYIMILCGNTAIIWVVYTHISLHTSMYFFLSNLSFLEICYTTALVPLMLSNITEARKPITLAGCATQLFFFATLGSTDCFLLTVMAYDRYVAICHPLQYTLIMTPKLCTQMVAGSLGLALSLSLPLTSLVFTLPFCGHLLEVNHFFCDIPPVLHLACADTRVPQAVLYVISMIVLTAPFLIICISYVFITITILQIPSAEGRQRAFSTCSSHLTVVFLQYGCGSLVYFRPPSTTPADEDWHLALVYTFVTPLLNPIIYTLRNKDVKNALKKVMSKKDSL; this comes from the coding sequence ATGTCTTCTCCTGATACTATTCATCTAAACCAATCTGGCCCCACTGAGTTTATATTTCGAatgttctcctcttcccccaaggTCCAGGCCCTCctcttctgctttttcctttttctctatatAATGATTCTCTGTGGGAACACTGCCATTATCTGGgttgtgtatacacacatctcCCTGCATACCtccatgtacttcttcctgtcCAACCTGTCCTTCCTGGAGATCTGTTATACCACTGCATTAGTACCACTGATGCTCTCCAACATCACTGAGGCCAGGAAACCCATCACATTGGCTGGTTGTGCAACTCAGTTGTTCTTTTTTGCCACCCTTGGCAGCACTGATTGTTTCTTATTGACTGTCATGGCATATGACCGTTATGTGGCCATCTGCCATCCCCTGCAGTATACTCTCATCATGACCCCAAAACTGTGTACTCAAATGGTGGCTGGTTCCCTGGGCCttgctctctccctttccctgccaCTCACATCATTGGTCTTTACCCTGCCCTTCTGTGGACACTTATTGGAGGTCAACCATTTCTTCTGTGATATACCACCTGTACTACACCTGGCCTGTGCTGACACTCGTGTACCACAGGCTGTCCTCTATGTGATAAGCATGATTGTACTGACTGCCCCCTTCCTGATCATCTGCATTTCCTATGTCTTCATTACCATCACCATCTTGCAAATCCCATCAGCTGAGGGGCGCCAGAGAGCCTTCTCCACCTGCTCCTCCCATCTCACTGTGGTCTTCCTACAATATGGCTGTGGCAGTCTTGTGTACTTTCGGCCCCCTTCAACCACCCCTGCAGATGAGGATTGGCATCTTGCCTTGGTCTACACCTTTGTCACTCCCCTCCTCAACCCCATCATTTATACGTTAAGGAACAAAGATGTCAAAAATGCTCTGAAAAAAGTCATGAGCAAAAAAGACAGCCTCTGA
- the LOC140523325 gene encoding olfactory receptor 10Q1-like: protein MFLPNFIHFNQSGPTEFVFRMFTTSSRIQAFLFLLFLLLYLMILCGNTAIIWVVCTHTFLRSPMYFFLSNLSFLEICYTTTVVPLMLSNIFGTQKPIPLAGCGAQMFFFVTLGSTDCFLLAVMAYDRYVAICHALHYTLIMTQKLCTQMVVGSLGLALFLSLQLTALIFTLPFCGHRREINHFLCDVPPVLRLACADTQIHQAVLYVVGILVLTIPFLLICISYIFITTTILSIRSAEGRQRAFSTCSSHLTVVLLQYGCCSLVYLRPRSSTSEDEDRQIALVYTFVTPLLNPLIYTLRNKDVKDALKKSMSSKAASETP, encoded by the coding sequence ATGTTTCTTCCCAACTTTATCCATTTCAACCAGTCTGGCCCCACTGAATTTGTATTCCGGATGTTCACTACTTCCTCTAGGATCCAggccttcctcttccttctctttctcctcctctatcTGATGATCCTCTGTGGAAACACTGCCATCATCTGGGTTGTGTGCACCCACACTTTCCTCCGTTcccccatgtactttttcctctccaatctgtccttcctaGAGATCTGTTACACCACTACTGTGGTACCACTGATGCTCTCCAACATCTTTGGAACCCAGAAACCCATCCCATTGGCTGGTTGTGGGGCCCAAATGTTCTTTTTTGTCACCCTTGGCAGTACTGACTGTTTCCTATTGGCTGTCATGGCATATGACCGCTATGTGGCCATTTGTCATGCTTTGCACTACACCCTCATCATGACACAGAAGCTGTGTACCCAGATGGTGGTGGGCTCCCTGGGCCtggctctctttctctcccttcagctGACAGCACTGATCTTCACCCTGCCCTTCTGTGGTCACCGCCGAGAGATCAACCACTTCCTTTGTGACGTACCACCTGTCCTACGCCTGGCCTGTGCTGATACTCAGATTCACCAGGCTGTCCTCTATGTGGTAGGAATTCTTGTACTGACCATTCCATTCCTGCTCATTTGCATCTCTTACAtcttcatcaccaccaccatcttgaGCATCCGCTCAGCTGAGGGCCGCCAGCGGGCCTTCTCCACCTGTTCCTCCCATCTCACTGTGGTCCTGTTACAATATGGATGCTGTAGCCTGGTTTATTTGCGTCCCAGATCCAGCACCTCAGAGGATGAGGATAGACAGATTGCCTTGGTCTATACCTTTGTTACCCCCTTGCTTAATCCTCTCATTTACACACTACGGAACAAGGATGTCAAAGATGCTCTCAAAAAATCCATGAGCAGCAAAGCAGCCTCTGAAACTCCATGA